The following coding sequences lie in one candidate division TA06 bacterium genomic window:
- a CDS encoding PHP domain-containing protein produces MANNQSYVDLHLHTVASDGTFTPESLIRRASSRGLKAIAVTDHDAWESIKPAAVLGAKLGIEVIPGVELSTSINETEIHILGYFIDYLDPDFQKEVLRFKQARIERAQKIVQKLGTVGVRIDIKHVLEIADSGSVGRPHVARALLDEGYVGSTDEAFSRYLAYGAPAYVPKNFMSPQEAFELIHYVRGLCFFAHPGIENHDELIDRFAAWGLDGLEVWHSKHSSAQVKHYLELADKKGMLVSGGSDSHGDQDLDSLKYNLRVSYEVVEKMKTRVNDVATRKRMNEEGE; encoded by the coding sequence ATGGCCAACAATCAATCTTACGTCGATCTGCATCTGCACACCGTCGCTTCCGATGGAACCTTCACTCCGGAGTCCCTGATCCGGCGCGCCTCGTCCCGGGGGCTTAAGGCCATCGCCGTCACCGACCACGATGCCTGGGAATCCATAAAACCGGCCGCCGTCTTGGGCGCCAAGCTGGGAATAGAAGTGATACCAGGGGTGGAGTTGTCCACATCCATAAACGAAACCGAGATCCACATCCTGGGTTATTTCATAGATTATCTAGACCCGGATTTTCAGAAGGAAGTGTTGCGTTTCAAACAGGCCCGGATAGAACGGGCCCAGAAGATCGTGCAGAAACTGGGGACGGTCGGGGTGCGGATCGACATCAAGCATGTGCTGGAGATAGCAGACAGCGGCTCGGTGGGCCGGCCCCATGTGGCCCGGGCTCTACTGGACGAAGGATACGTGGGCTCCACCGACGAGGCTTTCAGCCGCTACCTGGCCTATGGGGCGCCGGCCTATGTTCCAAAAAATTTTATGTCGCCTCAGGAGGCCTTTGAACTGATCCATTATGTGCGGGGTCTGTGCTTTTTCGCCCATCCCGGCATAGAGAACCACGACGAGCTGATTGACCGGTTCGCGGCCTGGGGCCTGGACGGGCTGGAGGTCTGGCACAGCAAGCACAGCTCGGCCCAAGTCAAGCATTATCTGGAGCTGGCCGATAAAAAGGGGATGCTGGTCTCGGGCGGTTCGGATTCCCATGGGGATCAGGACCTGGATTCCCTCAAATACAACCTTAGGGTTTCCTACGAGGTGGTGGAAAAGATGAAGACCCGGGTCAACGACGTGGCCACCCGCAAGCGGATGAACGAAGAAGGGGAGTAA
- a CDS encoding DNA double-strand break repair nuclease NurA: protein MNQKEIPDRAIEVVAKHINERNSRPSIIPIITIDGETETPHYFEIIPFDQIDNSKVNFFAIDGSYNSQEFYNGLSIGIYTAGYICYREGKQVRLNDLTDPIILGKGYYPENILITNDEHKDAIYDELMALEPVKKMLEFFGEDETKVFGFGKDLICSSLVKLLSFCQETLEWALVYEISNLPIVQKGDFILRDGTLRSNNIKQEYLVKLSKHIRQKGVYIVAITKNSPIKLELSSTFKKIDSYLQDDYKPKYPFKTKNPRWQKLCCWLEVSDNILITAYPEAGQRKDVQTGKIQSVTKTSMFAKKSLTGGRGFGIFFVARLDYVEKLQNYDWVVADLNIFDVFHGIENNDKKRAIETIKHIFFELTRLTQEHYILGYPFPLVEAHNFVTLKNNFKDEIIKRVKHALYKEQRMDNVDIENLFLDIHERF, encoded by the coding sequence ATGAACCAAAAAGAAATTCCAGATAGGGCCATTGAAGTTGTCGCGAAACACATCAATGAACGGAATAGTAGACCGTCAATAATTCCTATTATCACAATTGATGGAGAAACTGAAACACCGCATTACTTTGAGATAATACCCTTTGATCAAATTGACAATTCAAAAGTGAATTTTTTTGCCATTGACGGCAGCTACAACAGCCAAGAGTTTTACAATGGTCTATCTATCGGTATTTACACGGCAGGTTATATTTGCTATCGTGAAGGAAAACAAGTCCGGTTAAACGATTTGACTGACCCTATTATTTTGGGAAAAGGTTATTATCCTGAAAACATTTTAATAACAAATGACGAACACAAAGATGCGATTTATGACGAGTTAATGGCTTTAGAGCCAGTGAAAAAAATGTTGGAGTTTTTCGGAGAAGATGAAACAAAAGTTTTTGGTTTCGGCAAAGACCTTATTTGTTCATCGCTTGTAAAACTTTTGAGTTTCTGCCAAGAAACATTAGAGTGGGCTTTGGTTTATGAAATTTCAAATTTACCAATCGTTCAGAAAGGTGATTTCATTTTGCGTGATGGAACGTTACGTTCCAACAATATCAAACAAGAATATTTAGTCAAACTTTCAAAGCACATCAGGCAAAAAGGAGTTTACATAGTAGCAATTACAAAAAACTCACCAATCAAACTTGAACTATCTTCTACTTTCAAAAAGATTGATAGTTATTTACAAGACGATTACAAACCGAAGTATCCGTTCAAAACAAAAAATCCAAGATGGCAAAAGTTATGTTGTTGGCTTGAAGTTTCCGATAACATTTTAATTACAGCTTATCCCGAAGCAGGACAAAGAAAAGATGTTCAAACGGGGAAAATTCAATCGGTAACAAAGACAAGTATGTTTGCAAAAAAGAGTTTGACAGGAGGAAGAGGGTTCGGAATTTTCTTTGTAGCGCGACTCGACTATGTTGAGAAACTTCAAAATTACGATTGGGTTGTAGCTGACTTAAACATATTTGATGTGTTTCATGGAATTGAAAACAATGATAAGAAAAGAGCGATTGAAACTATTAAGCACATCTTTTTTGAACTGACGCGATTAACGCAAGAACATTACATTTTAGGTTATCCTTTTCCACTTGTGGAAGCCCACAACTTCGTTACTTTGAAAAATAATTTCAAGGACGAAATAATTAAACGAGTAAAGCATGCACTTTACAAAGAACAGCGGATGGATAATGTGGACATAGAAAATTTATTTCTTGATATTCACGAAAGGTTTTAA
- a CDS encoding ATP-binding protein — protein sequence MANERHDFGVLYGQKTTEDALLIYSSYEDSKASPQTGDFIVLTPRDEDGRKFLARVEAEIYDSDPIFRSQDKTLIAVHYARIAERELSERDKQKMFSYTYKVKILGAYTSDGKDFTTAVRKLPVVSYHARHLTPREFDNILNRANEAGVEIGKLCIGNDIQLDKNSILFDINKLREKRTMIFAQSGFGKTNLMKALIYNMIADTSYGKLIFDLNGEYFLKGQKTYGLGDINEKKIKENLVVYSDKKLPKKYDERFIEGGLVRINMHKHLTIGDILNFSTGFSEVMKSFLLYLEDNQVEDFISNITEYVNDPAKLHKQFPDFWGTTKSAEASARNTVAAIRKRLAYLVDESKGLHLNSSTLIEDVFEYLKQGKTVIIDLSLKDNAEASIISTMIARKLFDANKANFTADKQDALINTVLCVEEAQNVLSEEFVKSNANPFVRVAKEGRKFGLGLIAITQRPSAISEEIRTQAENFFTFYMGNSDDIRALVKSNINYDGVIAKFIQTETITGNLYMVSANQSFALPVRVVEFEKLVHKKVYEDSQLELA from the coding sequence ATGGCAAACGAAAGGCATGATTTTGGCGTCCTTTACGGACAAAAAACAACAGAAGATGCGCTGCTGATTTATTCCTCTTACGAGGACAGCAAGGCAAGTCCGCAAACAGGTGACTTTATCGTATTGACGCCGCGAGATGAAGACGGTAGAAAATTTTTAGCGCGAGTTGAAGCGGAAATTTACGATTCAGACCCAATTTTTCGCTCACAAGATAAAACCTTGATAGCTGTGCATTATGCAAGAATAGCTGAAAGGGAATTATCCGAAAGAGATAAGCAAAAAATGTTCAGCTATACATACAAAGTAAAAATCTTAGGTGCATATACTTCCGATGGAAAAGATTTTACAACAGCAGTTAGAAAACTTCCTGTTGTTTCTTATCACGCCAGACATCTTACACCGAGAGAGTTTGACAATATTTTGAATAGAGCAAATGAAGCTGGGGTTGAAATTGGCAAACTTTGTATTGGTAATGATATTCAGTTGGACAAAAATTCTATTCTCTTTGACATTAATAAATTGAGAGAAAAAAGAACAATGATTTTTGCACAATCGGGCTTCGGTAAAACCAATTTAATGAAAGCCCTTATTTACAATATGATTGCCGACACAAGTTACGGCAAACTGATTTTTGATTTGAACGGAGAATATTTTTTAAAAGGACAGAAAACATACGGACTTGGCGACATCAACGAAAAAAAGATTAAAGAGAATTTAGTAGTTTATTCAGATAAGAAGTTGCCAAAAAAATATGATGAAAGATTTATTGAAGGCGGTTTAGTAAGAATAAATATGCACAAGCATTTAACCATAGGAGATATTCTGAATTTCAGTACTGGATTTTCAGAAGTAATGAAATCTTTTTTATTGTATTTGGAAGATAACCAAGTTGAAGATTTCATTTCTAATATTACCGAGTATGTAAATGACCCTGCAAAACTACATAAACAGTTTCCTGATTTTTGGGGCACAACAAAATCGGCGGAAGCAAGCGCTAGAAATACTGTTGCAGCGATAAGAAAGCGCCTTGCTTATTTAGTTGATGAAAGTAAAGGATTACATTTAAACTCATCAACATTAATAGAAGATGTTTTTGAGTATTTAAAGCAAGGCAAAACAGTAATTATTGATTTATCATTAAAAGATAATGCAGAAGCAAGTATTATTTCTACAATGATTGCGAGAAAACTTTTTGATGCAAACAAAGCCAATTTCACTGCTGACAAACAAGATGCATTAATAAATACAGTTCTCTGTGTTGAGGAAGCTCAAAATGTTTTATCAGAGGAATTTGTAAAAAGCAATGCAAATCCCTTTGTGAGAGTGGCAAAAGAAGGAAGAAAATTTGGACTTGGTTTAATTGCGATAACACAAAGACCTTCTGCCATTTCCGAAGAAATCAGAACGCAAGCGGAGAACTTTTTCACTTTTTATATGGGAAATTCTGATGACATAAGAGCATTAGTAAAATCAAACATTAACTATGACGGTGTCATTGCTAAATTCATTCAAACGGAAACAATCACTGGGAATCTTTATATGGTTTCAGCAAATCAATCTTTTGCTCTTCCAGTAAGGGTTGTAGAGTTTGAAAAATTAGTTCACAAAAAGGTTTATGAAGATTCACAATTGGAATTAGCGTAA
- a CDS encoding DUF4338 domain-containing protein — MQALALALDIPIKVSSFKKKDLVEINIQNKPINQQVFWLIVRDMAKLNWEVKLPTKKNPFISIIPPESYDKDIIKDAMSIKRGEIISKNKIWIDKHIGLAKKNMANGHEALHSAIDPVIEVCETEKQHALFRIFRYYWSSPYSEYVGRRIKLIIRDRALPNKPVIGIAALGSPIIHIPARDEFIGWNVSTRTKNLIYAMDAYVIGAVPPYNYLLGGKLISYILASKEVREIYRKKYKDKITLINKREANQLVGIFTTSLYGKSSQYNRLKYNDKLLYKPIGETKGFGTLHLSEETIEKMQEYLKSKKIFVTNKFGDGPSWTMRVIHAAGEMLGFDPDLLLKHSFKRNIYFVPLAKNWKEFFNGENKRPLYYNYTKDELVNYWKERWLENRKRNIEVLINIMGFKADDFTI; from the coding sequence ATGCAAGCATTAGCATTAGCATTAGATATTCCCATAAAAGTTTCGTCCTTTAAAAAAAAGGATCTTGTTGAAATCAATATTCAGAACAAGCCCATTAACCAACAAGTTTTTTGGCTTATTGTAAGAGATATGGCAAAATTAAATTGGGAAGTTAAACTACCCACAAAGAAAAATCCATTTATATCTATAATCCCACCTGAAAGCTACGATAAAGACATCATTAAAGATGCAATGTCAATCAAGCGGGGTGAGATAATTTCAAAAAACAAAATTTGGATTGACAAACATATTGGTTTGGCAAAAAAAAATATGGCAAATGGACATGAGGCATTACATTCTGCAATAGACCCTGTCATTGAAGTTTGCGAAACAGAAAAACAACACGCCTTATTCAGAATATTTCGTTATTACTGGTCTTCGCCATACAGCGAATATGTTGGCAGAAGAATCAAGTTGATTATTAGAGACAGAGCATTGCCGAATAAACCGGTAATTGGTATTGCAGCGTTAGGGAGTCCGATAATTCATATCCCTGCAAGAGATGAGTTCATCGGTTGGAATGTTTCCACCAGGACAAAGAATCTTATTTACGCAATGGATGCTTATGTTATTGGAGCAGTACCACCATACAACTACTTGCTGGGGGGTAAACTCATTTCTTACATTTTAGCTTCAAAAGAAGTGCGAGAGATTTACAGAAAAAAATACAAAGATAAAATTACTTTGATTAACAAGCGTGAAGCAAACCAACTTGTAGGGATCTTTACGACAAGTTTATATGGGAAAAGCTCTCAATACAATCGCTTAAAATACAATGATAAACTTCTCTACAAACCAATCGGAGAAACAAAAGGATTCGGAACATTACATCTCTCAGAAGAGACAATTGAGAAAATGCAAGAGTATCTGAAATCAAAAAAGATTTTTGTTACAAATAAATTTGGCGATGGTCCCAGTTGGACAATGAGAGTAATTCATGCAGCGGGCGAAATGTTGGGCTTTGACCCCGATTTGCTATTAAAGCATTCTTTCAAACGGAACATCTATTTTGTTCCATTGGCAAAAAATTGGAAAGAATTTTTCAACGGAGAAAACAAAAGACCACTTTACTATAATTACACAAAGGACGAACTCGTAAACTACTGGAAAGAAAGGTGGCTTGAAAATAGAAAACGAAATATTGAGGTTCTTATAAATATTATGGGTTTTAAGGCGGACGACTTTACAATTTAA
- a CDS encoding 2,3-bisphosphoglycerate-independent phosphoglycerate mutase, protein MLSDELLKPLLVPNDKKIVLIVADGLGGLPMEEGGRTELEVAVKPNMDALAARSCLGQTVPVSLGITPGSGPAHLALFGYDPLKYQIGRGVLEALGIGLEMTPRDVAARANFASVNPDGIITDRRAGRIPTEKNIELCAKLQAAIKKIDNVEVIIRHGKEHRFVALFRGPNLCGDLADTDPQHEGLKAYRSRYLRAEGQATAHLVDKFVAMANEVLKNERPANTILLRGFAKHPDIPSMYDRFGIKAAAIAAYPMYKGLAKLVGMTGLETGPSTEEEFKVLDKNYDKFDFFYIHVKKTDSYGEDGNFAAKVKVIEELDAALPLVTKLNPDVLVITGDHSTPARLKGHSWHPNPFLLFSPYVRPEGFIAFSEQNCAQGSLGTFPSVEAMPLMLANALKLDKFGA, encoded by the coding sequence ATGCTGAGCGATGAATTGCTGAAACCGCTGCTGGTTCCCAACGATAAAAAGATCGTCCTGATAGTGGCCGACGGCCTGGGCGGCCTGCCCATGGAAGAAGGCGGCCGGACCGAGTTGGAGGTGGCCGTCAAGCCAAATATGGACGCGCTGGCCGCCAGGTCCTGCCTGGGTCAGACCGTGCCGGTCTCTTTAGGGATCACCCCGGGCTCGGGCCCGGCCCACCTGGCCCTGTTCGGCTACGATCCCTTGAAATACCAGATCGGCCGGGGTGTGCTGGAGGCATTAGGTATAGGGCTGGAGATGACCCCGCGCGATGTGGCGGCCCGGGCCAATTTTGCCTCGGTCAATCCCGACGGCATCATCACCGACCGCCGGGCCGGGCGGATCCCCACCGAGAAGAACATAGAGCTGTGCGCTAAGTTGCAGGCGGCCATCAAAAAGATAGACAACGTGGAGGTGATCATCCGCCACGGCAAGGAGCACCGCTTTGTGGCGCTGTTCCGGGGCCCCAACCTCTGCGGCGACCTGGCCGACACCGATCCCCAGCACGAGGGACTGAAGGCCTACCGTTCCCGTTACCTGCGGGCCGAGGGCCAGGCCACCGCCCACCTCGTGGACAAGTTCGTGGCCATGGCCAATGAAGTCTTAAAAAACGAACGCCCGGCCAACACCATTCTTTTGCGGGGCTTCGCCAAGCACCCGGACATTCCCTCGATGTACGACCGCTTCGGAATCAAGGCCGCGGCCATCGCCGCCTATCCCATGTACAAGGGGCTGGCCAAATTAGTGGGCATGACCGGGCTGGAGACCGGGCCTTCCACCGAAGAGGAGTTCAAGGTGCTGGATAAGAACTACGACAAGTTCGATTTCTTCTATATTCACGTCAAAAAGACCGACAGCTACGGCGAGGACGGGAACTTTGCGGCCAAGGTCAAGGTGATAGAAGAGCTGGATGCGGCCCTGCCCCTGGTGACCAAGCTCAATCCGGATGTGCTGGTGATCACCGGCGATCACTCCACTCCCGCCCGGCTGAAGGGACACAGCTGGCACCCCAATCCCTTCCTGCTTTTTTCGCCCTATGTCCGGCCGGAGGGGTTCATCGCTTTCAGCGAACAGAACTGCGCCCAGGGAAGCTTGGGCACATTCCCATCTGTGGAAGCCATGCCGCTGATGCTGGCCAATGCGCTGAAGCTGGACAAGTTCGGGGCGTGA